In a genomic window of Brassica rapa cultivar Chiifu-401-42 chromosome A10, CAAS_Brap_v3.01, whole genome shotgun sequence:
- the LOC103844203 gene encoding golgin subfamily A member 4, which translates to MPCLDTQDWSLTGLIGAFLNLTIAYLLLCTSLFIHVVLRSLGLLGFSLPRFHNGRFGDPNMCIERDLLACASEKISSVDRLIKSKIPFGSITSDDDSKRFVEMKLVRKNSGDVSNARVKDETEEDASRDEQNVMNLMTVQGVKGKRFVTRRPRKGLKNPRRCRVDYGSLGSVSSSEAFDETVKHPLMQPYNNVFIRANDDRKDDVKTEERTSPSHWPELEKTVSLNSSASLCFVRNVEENSVKELEEALKKERAARAAVCVELDKERSAAASAADEAMAMIHRLQDEKAAIEMEAMQFQRMVEEKSTFDAEEMVILKDILIRREREKHFLEKEVEAYRDLLVEAEESECSLPKENQNKEPPQERRALLVQEHDGTVLDMPYREDKNRYLYTSDSEVAYSRVRDVYMVKEEKENVGKKKNLEESSANNGFIVSGIARKLPPLCRPRKQSLSSSGSRRKSMSAVDYERLKIENEVELLRERLKAVQEERKELTRRASLPPLSSKVRVASKNRGWRRSSVDLHSS; encoded by the exons atgccgTGTTTAGATACGCAAGATTGGAGTTTAACTGGTCTCATAGGCGCATTTCTGAATCTCACCATAGCTTATTTGCTTCTCTGCACATCTCTTTTTATACATGTCGTGTTGAGATCTCTAGGGCTTTTAGGTTTCTCTCTTCCAAGATTCCACAACGGACGTTTCGGTGATCCAAACATGTGCATTGAAAGGGATCTGCTGGCTTGTGCATCAGAGAAAATCTCATCCGTAGATAGATTGATCAAAAGCAAGATCCCTTTTGGTTCCATTACTAGTGATGATGATTCGAAACGTTTCGTTGAAATGAAGCTGGTGAGAAAGAACAGTGGTGATGTAAGTAATGCTAGGGTTAAGGATGAAACAGAGGAAGATGCATCAAGAGATGAACAGAACGTGATGAATCTCATGACCGTCCAGGGAGTGAAAGGTAAGCGTTTTGTTACACGAAGACCAAGAAAAGGTCTTAAGAACCCTAGGAGATGCCGTGTGGATTACGGAAGTCTTGGATCCGTTTCTTCATCAGAGGCTTTTGATGAGACCGTTAAACATCCTTTGATGCAACCTTATAATAATGTCTTTATCAGAGCCAACGACGACCGCAAAG ATGATGTAAAGACAGAAGAGAGGACTAGCCCGTCTCATTGGCCGGAACTTGAAAAAACTGTATCACTTAATTCATCAGCAAGTCTATGTTTTGTTAGAAATGTAGAGGAAAACTCTGTGAAGGAGTTAGAGGAAGCATTGAAAAAAGAGCGAGCTGCTCGAGCAGCGGTTTGTGTTGAGCTAGACAAAGAGAGAAGCGCCGCAGCATCAGCAGCTGATGAAGCCATGGCGATGATACATAGGCTGCAAGACGAGAAGGCAGCGATAGAGATGGAAGCCATGCAGTTCCAAAGAATGGTCGAGGAGAAATCTACGTTCGATGCCGAAGAGATGGTCATACTCAAAGACATTTTGATACGTCGCGAGAGGGAAAAACATTTCTTGGAGAAAGAAGTCGAAGCTTATAGAGATCTACTCGTTGAGGCAGAGGAATCTGAATGTTCTTTACCAAAAGAGAACCAAAACAAAGAACCACCTCAAGAGAGAAGAGCTTTGCTTGTTCAAGAACATGATGGAACGGTTCTTGACATGCCTTATAGGGAAGATAAGAACAGATATTTGTATACGTCGGATTCAGAAGTTGCGTACTCACGTGTGCGTGATGTTTACATGGTGAAGGAAGAAAAAGAGAACGtggggaaaaagaagaatttAGAAGAATCTTCGGCTAACAATGGTTTCATTGTCTCGGGGATTGCTCGAAAGCTTCCTCCACTGTGTCGTCCACGCAAACAGTCGCTAAGCTCTTCTGGTTCAAGGAGGAAGTCAATGTCTGCGGTTGATTATGAGAGGTTAAAGATTGAGAATGAAGTGGAACTGTTGAGAGAAAGATTAAAAGCTGTTCAGGAGGAAAGAAAGGAGCTTACAAGACGAGCATCTTTGCCTCCTTTATCATCAAAG GTTAGGGTTGCGTCAAAGAATCGAGGTTGGAGAAGATCTTCCGTGGACCTTCACTCTTCTTGA
- the LOC103844441 gene encoding wall-associated receptor kinase-like 10 — protein sequence MEIKVMEEYSKIDQQCAYLADGNRSTLSRETNMRCALLWTHISLLLILILNSADLTASRSCPTHCGRILIPYPFGVGKGCYLNEWFEIQCNSSTSGELVPYLIKINKQVVRIDLPVLYASLTPPFPYGSLKIRTSIMSTGCSNKSSSSSSRLGRIFGEPLDFTGSPFTIGRSNKLVAVGCDNMATLTNLEPRLVGCISSCGSRKKGDKSSCNGYRCCQADTPEEVGHVIGVSIENNPPIYTSGCRVAFITDEFNENSRVFPVAKLTDPLWFYNRQYVTVQLRWVIPMMHLSFIKSLGCEDVEVSKRGNDSIPCLCFNATNYDIPELSCICKSGTKGNPYHLDGCTDIDECQLYKRRENFACGETATCVNNMGGYDCVEKKNKTLPIVIGFSVGIGVLVFVGVSFWLYKFIKSRRKLNRKRKYFKRNGGLLLQQQLISNEGRIKETIVFNSKELEKATENFSLNRVLGQGGQGTVYKGMLEDGRIVAVKKSKVVDEDKLEEFINEVVILSQINHRNIVKLLGCCLETNVPLLVYEFIPNGNLFEHLHDQFDDYTMTTWEVRLRIAIDIAGALSYLHSAASSPIYHRDIKSTNIMLDEKYRAKVSDFGTSRSVTVDHTHLTTVVSGTVGYVDPEYFQSSQFTDKSDVYSFGVVLVELITGEKPVSFLRSQENRTLATYFILAVKEDKLVNIIDPRIRDDCKLEQVMAAAVLARRCLNLNGKKRPSMREVSMELERIRSPTGGSQSQAHIVDNDLEDAVAVELNIGVQSSNYVGVTAPAKFQDDVGSTSDAQPLCPRQTW from the exons ATGGAGATAAAAGTCATGGAAGAATATTCAAAGATTGATCAACAATGTGCTTATTTAGCTGATGGAAACAGATCTACATTGAGCAGGGAGACAAATATGAGGTGTGCACTACTGTGGACTCATATCTCACTGCTACTTATCTTGATCCTTAATTCAGCAGATCTCACTGCTTCGAGATCTTGTCCAACTCACTGTGGAAGAATCTTGATACCGTATCCTTTCGGGGTTGGGAAAGGTTGCTATCTCAACGAGTGGTTTGAAATTCAGTGCAACAGTTCTACTTCCGGAGAGCTCGTCCCGTATCTAATCAAGATTAACAAACAAGTTGTGAGAATCGATCTTCCAGTTCTATATGCTTCTCTAACCCCGCCCTTTCCGTACGGGTCACTCAAAATCAGAACCAGCATAATGTCCACCGGATGTTCCAACaagagcagcagcagcagcagcaggttAGGAAGAATATTTGGTGAGCCTTTGGATTTTACGGGCTCCCCGTTCACCATTGGCCGTTCCAACAAACTGGTAGCTGTTGGCTGCGACAACATGGCCACATTGACAAATCTTGAGCCTAGACTCGTGGGATGCATATCGAGTTGTGGATCAAGAAAGAAAGGGGATAAATCAAGTTGCAATGGTTACAGATGCTGCCAAGCAGACACTCCTGAGGAGGTAGGACACGTAATCGGTGTTAGTATAGAGAACAACCCTCCCATTTACACAAGTGGCTGTAGAGTAGCCTTTATAACAGACGAATTTAACGAAAACTCACGAGTGTTCCCTGTGGCCAAATTAACTGATCCGCTATGGTTTTACAATAGACAATATGTTACAGTCCAACTACGATGGGTGATTCCGATGATGCATCTTTCATTTATCAAGTCTCTGGGATGCGAAGATGTAGAAGTATCCAAACGGGGCAATGACTCTATTCCTTGTCTATGCTTCAACGCTACAAATTATGATATTCCCGAGCTGTCATGTATTTGCAAAAGCGGTACCAAAGGTAACCCATATCACTTGGACGGATGCACAG ACATTGACGAGTGTCAACTTTACAAGAGACGTGAAAATTTCGCATGTGGTGAGACCGCCACTTGTGTGAATAATATGGGTGGCTATGACTGTgtggaaaagaaaaacaagactTTGCCAATTGTTATAG GGTTTAGTGTAGGTATTGGTGTGTTGGTCTTTGTTGGTGTAAGCTTTTGGTTATACAAATTTATCAAAAGCAGAAGGAAACTCAACCGCAAAAGAAAGTATTTCAAACGTAACGGAGGTCTATTGTTGCAACAACAATTGATTTCAAATGAAGGTAGAATCAAGGAGACAATAGTGTTCAATTCCAAAGAATTGGAGAAAGCTACCGAGAACTTTAGTTTAAACAGAGTGCTTGGGCAAGGTGGTCAGGGTACTGTATACAAGGGAATGCTTGAAGATGGTCGGATCGTAGCAGTGAAAAAGTCTAAAGTTGTGGACGAAGACAAGTTGGAAGAATTCATCAACGAAGTTGTCATTCTATCGCAAATCAACCATAGAAACATTGTGAAACTCTTAGGCTGTTGCCTCGAGACCAACGTGCCGCTTCTAGTTTACGAGTTCATTCCCAATGGTAATCTTTTCGAGCATCTTCATGATCAGTTTGATGATTACACAATGACCACTTGGGAAGTGCGTTTGCGCATAGCCATAGACATCGCTGGAGCTCTCTCGTACCTTCACTCGGCTGCTTCGTCTCCGATTTATCACCGAGACATCAAATCTACAAACATAATGTTGGATGAAAAATATCGAGCCAAGGTGTCTGACTTCGGCACTTCGAGATCGGTAACAGTTGATCATACCCATCTGACTACAGTTGTTTCAGGTACGGTCGGATACGTGGATCCCGAATACTTCCAGTCTAGCCAATTCACCGACAAAAGCGACGTATATAGCTTCGGAGTGGTGCTCGTAGAGCTCATTACTGGAGAGAAACCAGTCTCTTTTTTGCGGTCTCAAGAAAACAGAACATTGGCAACTTATTTCATTCTTGCAGTGAAAGAGGACAAACTCGTCAACATTATTGACCCTCGGATCAGAGATGATTGCAAACTAGAGCAAGTCATGGCGGCAGCAGTACTTGCGAGGAGATGTCTGAACCTTAATGGAAAAAAACGACCAAGCATGAGAGAAGTATCAATGGAATTAGAGAGAATTCGTTCACCAACTGGAGGTTCACAGTCCCAGGCTCATATCGTCGACAACGACCTAGAGGATGCAGTAGCTGTGGAGCTTAACATTGGCGTACAATCAAGCAACTACGTAGGTGTTACTGCTCCTGCAAAGTTTCAAGACGATGTTGGCTCAACTTCAGATGCCCAACCTTTATGTCCTCGTCAAACATGGTGA
- the LOC103844202 gene encoding uncharacterized protein LOC103844202 isoform X1, with protein sequence MALVRFIYSRKLSQSLCRTNVELTRIGSIRAAFFSTQKLIGDEPVLVRDFIHRALYDAKHGYFSQRSQSVGVLERSIKFNQLEGRKAYMKLLEKVYKQSDISWFTPVELFKPWYAHGIAEAILRTTNLSVPLKIYEIGGGSGTCAKGILDYIMLNAPERIYNNMSYTSIEISPSLAKIQKETVAQVGSHLSKFRVECRDASDLSGWRNVEQQPCWVIMLEVLDNLPHDLVYSQSQLSPWMEVLVENKPESESLSELYKPLEDPLIKRCIDIVEHEAPPVSKPKEIWSKLFPKPRRCWLPTGCLKLLEVLHEKLPKMSLIASDFSFLPDVKVPGERAPLVSTKKDGSSSDYSSYLDAKGDADIFFPTDFWLLERMDHYCSGWRKTEKDGTPSKKGRKRRTLTLDTSAFMDEFGLPSKTRTKDGYNPLLDDFKNTKFYLSVPTHNTK encoded by the exons ATGGCTCTCGTTCGATTTATCTATTCTCGGAAGCTTTCTCAATCTTTATGCAGGACAAATGTTGAGCTGACACGCATTGGATCAATTCGAGCTGCCTTCTTCTCGACTCAGAAGCTCATAGGCGATGAACCAGTACTT GTTAGAGATTTCATACACAGAGCACTGTATGATGCAAAACACGGATACTTCTCTCAAAGATCGCAATCTGTTGGGGTTCTTGagagaagcattaagttcaacCAGCTTGAAG GGAGAAAGGCGTACATGAAACTATTGGAGAAAGTTTACAAGCAGAGTGACATTTCTTGGTTTACTCCTGTGGAGCTCTTCAAG ccttggtatgCTCATGGGATTGCAGAAGCTATACTACGAACCACCAATCTCTCAGTTCCTTTAAAG ATATATGAAATCGGCGGTGGATCCGGAACCTGTGCGAAGGGTATATTGGACTACATAATGTTGAATGCTCCTGAGAGAATCTACAATAACATGAGCTACAC atctatAGAAATCAGTCCGTCACTGGCTAAGATTCAAAAGGAAACTGTTGCCCAAGTTGGAAGTCATCTATCAAAGTTCCGAGTTGAATGCCGTGATGCATCTGACCTATCTGGATGGA GGAATGTGGAGCAACAACCATGCTGGGTGATAATGCTCGAG GTGCTAGATAATCTCCCACATGATCTTGTCTATTCCCAAAGCCAACTTTCCCCATGGATGGAAGTCTTGGTTGAAAATAAACCGGAGAG CGAATCACTCTCTGAGCTATACAAGCCTTTAGAGGATCCACTGATCAAGCGCTGCATTGACATTGTTGAACACGAAGCTCCTCCGGTTtcaaaaccaaaagaaatcTGGTCAAAACTGTTTCCCAAACCTAGGCGTTGTTGGCTTCCAACAGGTTGTTTG AAACTGCTGGAGGTTTTACATGAAAAGCTACCAAAGATGTCCCTAATCGCTTCTGACTTTAGCTTCTTGCCGGACGTGAAAGTTCCTGGTGAAAGAGCCCCATTGGTTTCAACAAAG AAAGATGGATCTAGCTCAGATTACAGTAGTTATCTGGACGCCAAG GGTGATGCTGATATATTTTTCCCAACTGACTTTTGGCTTTTGGAACGAATGGATCATTATTGTTCTGGCTGGAGGAAGACTGAGAAAGACGGGACACCATCGAAAAAAGGAAGGAAAAGGCGAACTCTCACT CTGGATACATCAGCATTCATGGATGAGTTTGGTTTACCTTCAAAGACGAGAACAAAGGACGGATACAACCCGTTACTTGATGACTTCAAGAACACTAAGTTCTATCTTAGTGTCCCAACACACAACACTAAGTAA
- the LOC103844202 gene encoding uncharacterized protein LOC103844202 isoform X2 — MKLLEKVYKQSDISWFTPVELFKPWYAHGIAEAILRTTNLSVPLKIYEIGGGSGTCAKGILDYIMLNAPERIYNNMSYTSIEISPSLAKIQKETVAQVGSHLSKFRVECRDASDLSGWRNVEQQPCWVIMLEVLDNLPHDLVYSQSQLSPWMEVLVENKPESESLSELYKPLEDPLIKRCIDIVEHEAPPVSKPKEIWSKLFPKPRRCWLPTGCLKLLEVLHEKLPKMSLIASDFSFLPDVKVPGERAPLVSTKKDGSSSDYSSYLDAKGDADIFFPTDFWLLERMDHYCSGWRKTEKDGTPSKKGRKRRTLTLDTSAFMDEFGLPSKTRTKDGYNPLLDDFKNTKFYLSVPTHNTK; from the exons ATGAAACTATTGGAGAAAGTTTACAAGCAGAGTGACATTTCTTGGTTTACTCCTGTGGAGCTCTTCAAG ccttggtatgCTCATGGGATTGCAGAAGCTATACTACGAACCACCAATCTCTCAGTTCCTTTAAAG ATATATGAAATCGGCGGTGGATCCGGAACCTGTGCGAAGGGTATATTGGACTACATAATGTTGAATGCTCCTGAGAGAATCTACAATAACATGAGCTACAC atctatAGAAATCAGTCCGTCACTGGCTAAGATTCAAAAGGAAACTGTTGCCCAAGTTGGAAGTCATCTATCAAAGTTCCGAGTTGAATGCCGTGATGCATCTGACCTATCTGGATGGA GGAATGTGGAGCAACAACCATGCTGGGTGATAATGCTCGAG GTGCTAGATAATCTCCCACATGATCTTGTCTATTCCCAAAGCCAACTTTCCCCATGGATGGAAGTCTTGGTTGAAAATAAACCGGAGAG CGAATCACTCTCTGAGCTATACAAGCCTTTAGAGGATCCACTGATCAAGCGCTGCATTGACATTGTTGAACACGAAGCTCCTCCGGTTtcaaaaccaaaagaaatcTGGTCAAAACTGTTTCCCAAACCTAGGCGTTGTTGGCTTCCAACAGGTTGTTTG AAACTGCTGGAGGTTTTACATGAAAAGCTACCAAAGATGTCCCTAATCGCTTCTGACTTTAGCTTCTTGCCGGACGTGAAAGTTCCTGGTGAAAGAGCCCCATTGGTTTCAACAAAG AAAGATGGATCTAGCTCAGATTACAGTAGTTATCTGGACGCCAAG GGTGATGCTGATATATTTTTCCCAACTGACTTTTGGCTTTTGGAACGAATGGATCATTATTGTTCTGGCTGGAGGAAGACTGAGAAAGACGGGACACCATCGAAAAAAGGAAGGAAAAGGCGAACTCTCACT CTGGATACATCAGCATTCATGGATGAGTTTGGTTTACCTTCAAAGACGAGAACAAAGGACGGATACAACCCGTTACTTGATGACTTCAAGAACACTAAGTTCTATCTTAGTGTCCCAACACACAACACTAAGTAA
- the LOC103844200 gene encoding O-fucosyltransferase 1 isoform X1 translates to MRRLGHHRLHGKAGGVGTKGMVAKLSIGVIVLLICTLSLLFSFNIGGNPEPTRPSKINVEELWESADSGGWRPSSAPRSDWPPPTKETNGYLRVRCNGGLNQQRSAICNAVLAARIMNATLVLPELDANSFWHDASGFQGIYDVEHFIETLKYDVKIVGKIPDVHKNGKTKKIKAFQIRPPRDAPIDWYLTTALKAMKEHSAIYLTPFSHRLAEEIDNPEYQRLRCRVNYHALRFKPHIMKLSESIVDKLRSQGHFMSIHLRFEMDMLAFAGCFDIFNSEEQKILRKYRKENFAEKRLIYNERRAIGKCPLTPEEVGLILRAMRFDNSTRIYLAAGELFGGERFMSPFRTLFPRLDNHSSVDPSEELSASSQGLIGSAVDYMVCLLSDIFMPTYDGPSNFANNLLGHRLYYGFRTTIRPDRKALAPIFIAREKGKTAGFEEAVRRVMLKTNFGGPHKRVSPESFYTNSWPDCFCQMNPKKASDKCPPDNVVEILESRLESVGDPDSTSQTNSTVAGLER, encoded by the exons ATGCGAAG GTTAGGGCACCACCGTCTCCATGGGAAGGCGGGAGGAGTTGGAACGAAGGGGATGGTGGCGAAACTCTCCATCGGAGTCATAGTTCTACTGATCTGTACTCTCTCGCTGCTTTTCTCGTTTAACATCGGTGGTAATCCCGAGCCGACGCGTCCTTCTAAG ATAAACGTGGAGGAGCTTTGGGAGAGTGCTGATTCTGGTGGTTGGAGGCCATCTTCTGCTCCACGATCTGACTGGCCTC CTCCGACGAAGGAGACGAATGGTTATCTTCGTGTTCGGTGTAATGGTGGTTTGAATCAGCAACGTAGTGCG ATATGTAATGCAGTGCTTGCTGCCCGGATCATGAATGCTACGCTTGTGTTGCCCGAACTAGATGCAAACTCGTTTTGGCATGATGCCAG TGGATTCCAGGGAATATATGACGTAGAACATTTTATTGAGACACTGAAGTATGATGTTAAGATTGTGGGAAAGATCCCAGATGTTCACAAAAATGGGAAAACCAAGAAGATAAAAGCGTTTCAG ATACGTCCTCCTCGAGATGCTCCTATTGATTGGTACCTGACAACTGCTCTAAAGGCAATGAAAGAACATAGTGCTATCTATCTTACACCTTTTTCACATCGGTTGGCGGAGGAAATTGACAATCCTGAGTATCAACGGTTAAGGTGCAGAGTGAACTACCATGCTTTGAGATTCAAGCCACACATCATGAAGTTGAGTGAATCAATTGTTGACAAACTCCGGTCACAGGGCCACTTCATGTCTATCCATCTTCGTTTCGAAATGGATATGTTGGCTTTTGCAGG GTGCTTTGACATATTTAACTCTGAGGAACAGAAGATACTTAGGAAGTACCGTAAAGAGAATTTCGCAGAGAAAAGGCTTATCTACAATGAAAGAAGGGCTATCGGGAAGTGTCCACTGACCCCTGAGGAG GTAGGTCTTATATTACGAGCGATGAGATTCGACAACTCCACAAGGATATACCTAGCAGCTGGTGAGCTTTTTGGCGGGGAAAGGTTCATGTCACCGTTTCGTACCTTATTCCCACGGCTTGACAACCATAGCTCGGTCGACCCCTCTGAGGAGCTGTCAGCAAGCTCACAAGGATTAATAGGATCAGCTGTGGATTACATGGTTTGTCTCCTGTCCGACATTTTCATGCCAACATACGATGGACCGAGCAACTTCGCCAACAATCTCTTAGGTCACCGCCTCTACTACGGTTTCCGCACCACAATCAGACCGGACAGAAAGGCTTTAGCTCCAATATTCATAGCTAGAGAGAAAGGAAAAACCGCTGGGTTCGAAGAAGCAGTGAGGCGAGTAATGCTGAAAACGAACTTCGGAGGGCCTCACAAACGCGTATCTCCTGAGTCGTTTTACACAAACTCGTGGCCTGATTGTTTCTGTCAGATGAATCCGAAGAAGGCCAGTGACAAATGCCCGCCGGATAATGTTGTAGAGATTCTTGAAAGTCGGTTAGAGAGTGTGGGGGATCCGGATTCAACTTCTCAGACGAATTCCACGGTCGCTGGATTAGAACGGTAA
- the LOC103844200 gene encoding O-fucosyltransferase 1 isoform X2 gives MFLSSPTKETNGYLRVRCNGGLNQQRSAICNAVLAARIMNATLVLPELDANSFWHDASGFQGIYDVEHFIETLKYDVKIVGKIPDVHKNGKTKKIKAFQIRPPRDAPIDWYLTTALKAMKEHSAIYLTPFSHRLAEEIDNPEYQRLRCRVNYHALRFKPHIMKLSESIVDKLRSQGHFMSIHLRFEMDMLAFAGCFDIFNSEEQKILRKYRKENFAEKRLIYNERRAIGKCPLTPEEVGLILRAMRFDNSTRIYLAAGELFGGERFMSPFRTLFPRLDNHSSVDPSEELSASSQGLIGSAVDYMVCLLSDIFMPTYDGPSNFANNLLGHRLYYGFRTTIRPDRKALAPIFIAREKGKTAGFEEAVRRVMLKTNFGGPHKRVSPESFYTNSWPDCFCQMNPKKASDKCPPDNVVEILESRLESVGDPDSTSQTNSTVAGLER, from the exons ATGTTTTTGAGCT CTCCGACGAAGGAGACGAATGGTTATCTTCGTGTTCGGTGTAATGGTGGTTTGAATCAGCAACGTAGTGCG ATATGTAATGCAGTGCTTGCTGCCCGGATCATGAATGCTACGCTTGTGTTGCCCGAACTAGATGCAAACTCGTTTTGGCATGATGCCAG TGGATTCCAGGGAATATATGACGTAGAACATTTTATTGAGACACTGAAGTATGATGTTAAGATTGTGGGAAAGATCCCAGATGTTCACAAAAATGGGAAAACCAAGAAGATAAAAGCGTTTCAG ATACGTCCTCCTCGAGATGCTCCTATTGATTGGTACCTGACAACTGCTCTAAAGGCAATGAAAGAACATAGTGCTATCTATCTTACACCTTTTTCACATCGGTTGGCGGAGGAAATTGACAATCCTGAGTATCAACGGTTAAGGTGCAGAGTGAACTACCATGCTTTGAGATTCAAGCCACACATCATGAAGTTGAGTGAATCAATTGTTGACAAACTCCGGTCACAGGGCCACTTCATGTCTATCCATCTTCGTTTCGAAATGGATATGTTGGCTTTTGCAGG GTGCTTTGACATATTTAACTCTGAGGAACAGAAGATACTTAGGAAGTACCGTAAAGAGAATTTCGCAGAGAAAAGGCTTATCTACAATGAAAGAAGGGCTATCGGGAAGTGTCCACTGACCCCTGAGGAG GTAGGTCTTATATTACGAGCGATGAGATTCGACAACTCCACAAGGATATACCTAGCAGCTGGTGAGCTTTTTGGCGGGGAAAGGTTCATGTCACCGTTTCGTACCTTATTCCCACGGCTTGACAACCATAGCTCGGTCGACCCCTCTGAGGAGCTGTCAGCAAGCTCACAAGGATTAATAGGATCAGCTGTGGATTACATGGTTTGTCTCCTGTCCGACATTTTCATGCCAACATACGATGGACCGAGCAACTTCGCCAACAATCTCTTAGGTCACCGCCTCTACTACGGTTTCCGCACCACAATCAGACCGGACAGAAAGGCTTTAGCTCCAATATTCATAGCTAGAGAGAAAGGAAAAACCGCTGGGTTCGAAGAAGCAGTGAGGCGAGTAATGCTGAAAACGAACTTCGGAGGGCCTCACAAACGCGTATCTCCTGAGTCGTTTTACACAAACTCGTGGCCTGATTGTTTCTGTCAGATGAATCCGAAGAAGGCCAGTGACAAATGCCCGCCGGATAATGTTGTAGAGATTCTTGAAAGTCGGTTAGAGAGTGTGGGGGATCCGGATTCAACTTCTCAGACGAATTCCACGGTCGCTGGATTAGAACGGTAA